One genomic region from Vicinamibacterales bacterium encodes:
- a CDS encoding UPF0182 family protein, with product MPVRAEVPMIPRMPIVVAGVLLFLVVPFFAGFYTDWIWFQQVGFDQLFIRTLSSKLILGGAVFAIAFSVLLGGLRYALRDMTKPYLTLGGGPEVQPLIIDRKGLQLIAAGVSGLAALFMGVFASSQWMVWLQYQHATPFGEVDPLLGRDIAFYVFQLPFLDFIRNLLVSVVVLSLASATAAYILSGAVGFEPQAGLKISRGARQHLSLLIAALLLLLAWGASLDVPRTLLTPAGVIQGASYADVEARIPMLKLLVAVALLGASLATYQAFSPKQWPVPLAVVLYIAVSAGGTGYGALIQRIVVTPNEQEREAPYIEFNVAATRKAFALEGIDARELSGDATLTRSDIDANPETINNVRLWDHGPLLDTFGQIQAIRSYYDFASVDNDRYVIDGEYRQTMLSSRELNSNSLSNRTWPNERLVFTHGYGLALGPVNQVTAEGLPVLFLKDLPPSSAVDLSIEEPSVYFGELANDYVIVNTNTREFHYPEGDDNVYTEYVGDGGVPIGGLFHKMLFSLRFRAFNVLISRQLTPDSRILIHRNISDRVEALAPFLMYDRDPYMVISEGRLFWIIDAYTVTDNYPYSTQAIRTLNYIRNSVKIVIDAYNGTTTYYLADADDPIAATISKIFPELFTPLETMSTDLRSHVRYPQDIFTLQTAMFSTYHMTNPAVFYNKEDQWDVPAIESDGRTAQMEPYYTIMKLPGEQDAEFIQMLPFTPRRKNNLAAWMVARSDGEHYGKLMVFQFPKQKLIFGPQQIVSRINQDEDISPQLTLWNQQGSQVIQGTLLVVP from the coding sequence ATGCCCGTACGGGCTGAGGTGCCCATGATTCCTAGAATGCCGATCGTCGTCGCAGGGGTGTTGCTCTTTTTGGTAGTGCCATTCTTCGCCGGCTTCTACACCGATTGGATTTGGTTTCAGCAGGTCGGTTTCGACCAACTGTTCATTCGCACACTGAGCTCAAAGTTAATCCTCGGTGGTGCTGTCTTTGCAATAGCCTTTAGCGTGCTGCTCGGCGGACTGAGATATGCGCTACGGGACATGACTAAGCCCTACCTGACGCTCGGGGGTGGGCCAGAGGTGCAACCGCTAATCATCGACCGGAAAGGGCTCCAGTTGATCGCGGCCGGAGTGTCCGGGCTCGCCGCGCTGTTCATGGGAGTTTTTGCATCCAGTCAATGGATGGTTTGGCTTCAGTATCAGCACGCCACGCCTTTCGGTGAGGTGGACCCACTGCTCGGCCGGGACATCGCTTTCTATGTGTTCCAACTGCCGTTTCTCGACTTTATTCGGAATCTGCTTGTCAGCGTTGTCGTTCTGAGTCTCGCCAGCGCCACGGCGGCATACATTTTGTCAGGTGCGGTCGGTTTTGAGCCACAAGCTGGTCTCAAGATCAGTCGGGGGGCGCGTCAGCACCTATCGCTACTCATCGCCGCGCTTCTGCTACTACTAGCATGGGGCGCCTCACTTGATGTGCCTCGAACATTATTGACGCCAGCGGGTGTTATCCAAGGCGCGTCCTACGCCGATGTCGAGGCCCGGATACCGATGTTAAAGCTCCTTGTTGCAGTGGCCCTGCTCGGTGCCAGCTTGGCGACCTACCAAGCGTTCTCACCGAAACAGTGGCCGGTGCCGCTTGCAGTTGTCTTGTATATCGCGGTGTCAGCAGGTGGAACTGGTTACGGTGCCCTTATTCAGCGGATCGTTGTCACGCCGAATGAACAAGAAAGGGAAGCACCCTACATCGAGTTCAACGTCGCAGCCACCCGGAAGGCATTTGCGCTCGAGGGGATTGACGCGCGAGAACTTTCCGGCGATGCGACACTTACACGGAGCGACATTGATGCCAATCCTGAAACGATCAACAACGTCAGACTGTGGGATCACGGACCGTTGCTGGACACGTTCGGGCAGATTCAGGCCATCCGCTCGTACTACGATTTTGCTTCGGTCGACAATGACCGCTATGTAATTGACGGCGAATATCGCCAAACCATGCTCTCAAGTCGGGAACTAAACTCAAATAGTCTATCCAACCGCACGTGGCCGAATGAGCGACTGGTGTTCACACACGGATACGGCCTGGCCCTCGGCCCAGTGAATCAGGTCACAGCCGAAGGCCTGCCGGTGCTCTTCCTTAAGGATTTACCGCCGAGCTCGGCAGTGGACCTGTCGATCGAAGAACCGAGTGTCTATTTCGGGGAGCTGGCGAACGACTATGTGATCGTCAATACCAACACACGAGAATTCCACTATCCAGAAGGTGATGACAACGTTTATACCGAATACGTGGGTGATGGCGGCGTCCCAATCGGCGGGCTATTCCACAAGATGTTATTCAGCTTACGGTTCCGCGCGTTCAACGTGCTAATCAGCAGGCAGCTGACACCCGATAGTCGGATCCTCATCCACCGGAATATCAGCGATCGCGTAGAAGCGCTCGCGCCGTTCCTGATGTACGACCGTGATCCGTATATGGTGATTTCAGAAGGCCGGTTGTTCTGGATCATCGATGCCTACACCGTGACCGATAACTATCCGTATTCGACTCAGGCAATTCGGACCCTCAACTATATCCGTAACTCGGTGAAGATCGTCATCGATGCGTATAACGGTACTACTACCTATTATCTAGCTGACGCTGACGACCCAATCGCGGCAACAATCAGCAAGATCTTTCCAGAGTTATTCACACCTCTCGAGACGATGTCGACCGATCTTCGCAGCCATGTCCGTTATCCCCAGGACATCTTCACGCTGCAAACAGCAATGTTCTCGACTTACCATATGACTAATCCGGCAGTCTTTTACAACAAGGAAGACCAGTGGGATGTGCCGGCGATCGAAAGTGACGGACGCACAGCTCAGATGGAGCCGTACTACACCATCATGAAACTGCCGGGCGAGCAGGACGCCGAATTCATTCAGATGCTGCCGTTTACACCACGTCGGAAGAACAATCTTGCAGCGTGGATGGTCGCACGGAGCGACGGAGAACACTACGGCAAACTCATGGTGTTCCAGTTCCCTAAACAGAAGCTCATTTTTGGCCCACAGCAGATCGTCTCTCGAATTAACCAAGACGAAGATATTTCACCACAGCTCACCCTCTGGAACCAGCAGGGTTCGCAGGTAATTCAAGGCACGCTCCTAGTCGTGCCGAT
- a CDS encoding DUF4147 domain-containing protein: protein MKAVLRRLFARSLARLDLHEVLHRRVGLTGPFLTVDDDAIDLRQVERIIVIAIGKAASSMTASVAKLLAPRTFDGIVVTTNAPETPIPGCEWYIGGHPLPNTRSFDAGAAVINCLKQVGPRDLVIYLLSGGGSALFEQPIDGLNLEDTRALNKLLVTAGPAIADVNVIRKHVSRVKGGQLTALAGQAQQLTFYVSDVPDNDPSLIASGPTMPDPSTVADCHAILKNTKLFDQMPIAVRKLFENNQVPETPKPGSPEFSTSRWYRLLGSTEAVKTLADETRALGWQVMIDVAVRDNWPLERTVEHLLTAVDHVRQAHPLSPVAIVNGGEFSCPVTNPLGLGGRNQAFVLACVPRIAGRSIAVLSAGTDGIDGSSPAAGAVADGGSLSRAESTGLHHNTYLRRADSHQFFEQLGDTITTGPTGHNVRDLRLLVAW, encoded by the coding sequence TTGAAAGCAGTTCTCCGCCGTCTATTCGCGCGCAGCCTCGCTAGGCTAGACCTACACGAAGTCCTACACCGACGGGTCGGTCTAACAGGACCGTTCTTGACCGTGGACGATGATGCAATCGATCTCCGCCAAGTCGAACGCATTATCGTGATCGCGATCGGCAAGGCGGCGTCGTCGATGACCGCATCGGTCGCGAAACTCCTAGCTCCGCGAACGTTCGACGGCATCGTCGTCACTACGAACGCGCCTGAAACACCGATTCCTGGCTGTGAGTGGTACATCGGAGGGCATCCGCTACCTAATACGCGCAGCTTTGACGCGGGCGCTGCAGTGATAAATTGCCTCAAGCAGGTAGGCCCTAGGGACCTAGTCATTTATCTGCTTTCAGGAGGAGGCTCCGCGCTCTTCGAACAGCCGATTGACGGGCTCAACTTAGAGGACACTAGAGCGTTGAACAAGTTACTGGTAACCGCTGGACCCGCGATCGCTGACGTCAACGTTATCCGGAAACACGTATCGCGTGTCAAAGGTGGGCAACTGACCGCACTCGCTGGACAGGCACAACAACTGACGTTCTACGTTTCCGACGTGCCCGACAACGACCCCTCACTAATCGCCTCTGGGCCGACTATGCCAGACCCATCAACTGTAGCTGACTGCCACGCAATTCTGAAAAACACGAAGTTATTCGATCAGATGCCGATCGCCGTGAGGAAACTCTTCGAAAATAACCAAGTCCCTGAAACACCGAAGCCGGGATCGCCAGAATTCTCGACAAGCCGATGGTACCGCCTGTTAGGCTCAACCGAAGCGGTAAAGACGCTGGCGGATGAAACGCGGGCCCTCGGGTGGCAAGTAATGATTGATGTTGCAGTGCGTGATAACTGGCCACTTGAGCGCACTGTTGAGCATTTGCTCACGGCGGTCGACCACGTTCGCCAAGCGCACCCACTAAGTCCAGTGGCCATTGTCAACGGAGGTGAGTTTTCTTGCCCGGTCACAAACCCGCTTGGTCTCGGTGGTCGGAATCAGGCGTTTGTTCTGGCTTGCGTACCGCGGATTGCTGGACGGTCGATAGCGGTGCTAAGTGCTGGCACTGATGGAATCGATGGCTCATCCCCAGCTGCAGGTGCCGTTGCTGACGGCGGGTCGCTCTCCCGTGCAGAGAGCACTGGACTCCACCACAACACCTATCTCCGTCGTGCTGACTCCCACCAGTTCTTCGAACAGCTCGGGGACACGATCACCACTGGACCAACTGGCCACAACGTCCGTGATCTCAGGCTGCTTGTCGCTTGGTAG
- a CDS encoding heavy metal translocating P-type ATPase, which yields MNGHDPVCGMSVDLAATPHIAEYAGSRYGFCCGHCRDKFLSDPEQYLKPLGEQSEVEAVSAAGSYICPMDPEVSEDRPGACPRCGMALEPLVVTVEAPPDPEAINITRRFWLGVALGLPVLLLAMGEMVFNLSVSGVTGSRMNNWLQLILASPVVLWAGWPFYQRAWMSIVNVSPNMFTLIALGVGSSYLYSLVATVVPEWFPNGFHGEAGVEPYFDTAVAITVLVLLGQMLEGRARSQTGAAIRALLGLTPKTARVIRDGSEKDIPLSSVRVGDLLRIRPGERIPVDGVVVDGTSAVDESMVTGESIPIEKSAKALLIGATINGTGALTMLAERVGSDTLLAQIVRTVTDAQRSRAPIQRVADRLATYFVPSVVGVSIAAFIGWGLWGPEPRFALALVSAVAVLIIACPCALGLATPMAIMVGTGRGASAGVLIKNAEALEALERVDTLVVDKTGTLTEGRPKVVDVYAINGFTEIEVVRLSAALEQASEHPLASAVLARARMDGLSLPTAIDFQAVPGCGVTGSINGQQVALGTRELLAERVIDIGLLSARAAAVRRNGQTVMFLAVNGHAVGLLSVTDPVKSSTPEALELLRQDGLRLVMVTGDNALTAQAVAATLGIKEFRAGVLPDAKRQIIAELQSDGHTVAMAGDGINDAPALAEATVGIAMGTGTDVAMESAGITLVKGDLRAIARARRLSRGTLRNIRQNLFLAFVYNAVGVPVAAGILYPFTGLLISPIWAGAAMTLSSLSVIANSLRLRWLEL from the coding sequence ATGAATGGACATGATCCTGTTTGTGGGATGTCAGTCGACTTAGCGGCCACACCCCACATTGCTGAGTACGCCGGAAGCCGCTATGGGTTCTGCTGCGGCCATTGTCGCGATAAGTTTCTTTCTGACCCAGAACAGTACCTAAAGCCGCTAGGGGAACAGTCGGAAGTGGAGGCCGTTTCCGCGGCGGGTAGCTACATTTGTCCAATGGACCCTGAGGTGTCTGAGGACCGGCCAGGGGCCTGTCCGCGATGCGGCATGGCACTAGAACCCCTAGTTGTTACGGTCGAAGCGCCACCAGACCCTGAGGCTATCAATATTACTCGGCGTTTTTGGTTGGGCGTTGCACTCGGATTGCCGGTGTTGTTACTAGCCATGGGTGAGATGGTGTTCAACCTGAGCGTGTCGGGTGTTACCGGTAGCCGGATGAACAACTGGCTGCAATTGATACTTGCATCACCCGTTGTACTTTGGGCTGGCTGGCCGTTTTACCAGCGAGCATGGATGTCGATTGTGAACGTCAGCCCAAACATGTTCACGCTGATCGCGCTCGGCGTCGGGTCGTCCTACCTCTATAGCCTTGTTGCAACAGTAGTGCCGGAGTGGTTTCCCAATGGATTCCATGGCGAAGCCGGTGTTGAGCCATACTTCGATACAGCGGTGGCGATCACCGTGCTCGTCTTGTTGGGGCAAATGCTTGAGGGGCGGGCACGCAGTCAGACGGGGGCTGCGATTCGTGCACTACTCGGTCTGACACCGAAGACCGCGCGTGTGATCCGCGATGGGAGTGAGAAAGACATTCCACTTTCATCAGTGCGGGTCGGCGATCTATTACGGATTCGTCCGGGTGAGAGGATTCCGGTTGACGGAGTGGTCGTCGATGGGACGAGCGCCGTTGACGAGTCAATGGTTACCGGGGAATCGATTCCAATAGAGAAGTCGGCGAAGGCTTTACTTATCGGTGCCACGATCAACGGCACGGGCGCGCTTACGATGCTCGCGGAACGAGTTGGTAGTGACACGCTTTTAGCACAGATAGTGCGAACAGTGACCGACGCTCAGCGTAGCCGAGCACCGATACAGCGGGTTGCGGACCGCTTGGCTACGTACTTCGTGCCAAGCGTGGTAGGGGTATCAATTGCAGCATTCATCGGCTGGGGACTCTGGGGGCCAGAACCTCGTTTTGCGCTGGCTCTAGTTAGCGCAGTCGCCGTCCTTATCATCGCGTGCCCGTGCGCGCTCGGCTTGGCTACCCCGATGGCGATCATGGTGGGTACCGGGCGCGGCGCGAGCGCAGGTGTTCTTATCAAGAACGCTGAAGCACTCGAGGCGCTGGAACGCGTTGACACATTAGTGGTGGACAAAACCGGCACGCTAACCGAGGGGCGGCCGAAGGTTGTCGACGTTTATGCAATCAACGGTTTTACAGAAATTGAGGTTGTTCGGCTTTCGGCTGCACTGGAACAGGCCAGTGAGCATCCCTTGGCCTCAGCGGTGTTGGCGCGGGCACGTATGGATGGCTTATCGTTACCCACAGCGATTGATTTTCAGGCTGTGCCAGGGTGTGGGGTAACTGGATCAATTAATGGTCAACAAGTCGCCCTTGGAACCCGGGAATTACTAGCCGAACGCGTGATCGACATCGGGTTGCTGTCTGCCCGTGCTGCTGCTGTTCGGCGTAATGGTCAAACGGTCATGTTCCTAGCGGTCAATGGTCATGCTGTAGGCCTTCTTAGTGTTACCGACCCAGTGAAATCGTCGACTCCGGAAGCCCTTGAACTGTTACGCCAAGATGGCCTTCGGTTGGTCATGGTTACTGGCGACAATGCACTAACCGCGCAGGCAGTTGCTGCTACTTTGGGCATCAAGGAGTTCAGGGCCGGTGTTCTCCCAGATGCGAAACGGCAAATCATCGCCGAACTGCAATCAGATGGTCACACGGTTGCAATGGCCGGCGACGGCATTAACGACGCTCCGGCACTTGCCGAGGCTACGGTTGGGATTGCGATGGGCACTGGTACTGATGTGGCCATGGAATCGGCTGGGATCACACTTGTAAAAGGTGACCTCCGAGCGATTGCACGTGCGCGGCGACTCAGCCGAGGGACCCTCCGTAACATTCGCCAGAACCTGTTTCTGGCCTTTGTTTACAACGCCGTGGGTGTGCCCGTGGCCGCCGGTATTCTGTATCCGTTCACGGGACTACTCATCAGTCCTATTTGGGCCGGTGCGGCTATGACACTTAGTTCGCTCTCAGTGATTGCCAACTCACTACGCTTACGCTGGCTGGAACTCTGA
- a CDS encoding cytochrome c oxidase subunit II has protein sequence MGELLGLMGELLGLPVQASAHAGEIDRLIEELHWLMGTIFVGWSAFFLYTLVRFRQSRNPKGDYVGVKSHTAAYVVIAVAVLEAVTLIGFAIPAWANRVNEFPPGGESTVVRVVAKQYEWHIHYPGPDGLFGRSAIDLITPTNAIGLDRSDPSAVDDLVTINQLNLPVDTPALVHLSTQDVIHSFGISSMRVKQDAIPGQEIPVWFEPTMTGDFEINCSELCGLGHYRMRGFVKIQTQTEFQAWFQEEMAFQGAN, from the coding sequence ATGGGAGAGCTACTGGGGTTGATGGGAGAGCTACTGGGGTTGCCGGTGCAAGCGTCGGCGCACGCTGGTGAGATCGATCGGCTTATCGAGGAACTGCACTGGCTTATGGGCACCATCTTCGTTGGGTGGAGTGCTTTCTTTCTCTACACCCTGGTTCGTTTTCGGCAGTCCCGGAATCCGAAGGGCGACTACGTAGGCGTGAAGAGCCACACAGCGGCTTATGTTGTAATCGCGGTCGCAGTCCTTGAAGCGGTGACGCTCATCGGTTTCGCGATCCCGGCCTGGGCGAACCGCGTGAACGAATTCCCGCCAGGGGGGGAGTCGACCGTCGTGCGTGTGGTGGCCAAGCAATACGAGTGGCATATCCATTACCCGGGACCTGACGGTCTGTTCGGCCGTAGCGCGATCGACCTGATTACGCCGACCAACGCCATTGGGTTGGACCGTAGTGACCCATCGGCGGTGGATGATCTCGTAACGATTAACCAGCTCAACCTGCCGGTCGATACCCCTGCACTCGTACACCTCTCCACGCAGGACGTCATCCACAGTTTCGGAATTTCGTCCATGCGGGTAAAACAGGACGCAATCCCTGGCCAAGAGATCCCCGTCTGGTTCGAACCGACCATGACCGGTGACTTCGAAATCAACTGCTCCGAGTTGTGCGGGCTAGGGCACTACCGGATGCGTGGATTCGTCAAGATTCAGACCCAAACTGAATTCCAAGCCTGGTTCCAAGAGGAAATGGCGTTTCAGGGCGCAAACTAG
- a CDS encoding cytochrome C oxidase subunit IV family protein has product MSMDSAEDIKKHVTVYIMVFVALMVLTVITVSVASLSLAIPLAFALALVIATVKGSLVASCFMHLVSEKSPIYWTLMLTAVFFVALMFLPLLTMLDGIAR; this is encoded by the coding sequence ATGAGCATGGATTCCGCTGAAGACATCAAGAAGCACGTCACGGTCTACATCATGGTATTCGTCGCCTTAATGGTCCTGACGGTCATCACGGTCAGCGTCGCCTCCCTCTCCTTGGCAATTCCGCTGGCGTTTGCTCTAGCACTCGTCATCGCCACGGTTAAGGGGTCGCTGGTGGCGAGTTGCTTCATGCACCTGGTGTCTGAGAAGTCGCCGATCTACTGGACGTTGATGTTGACGGCAGTCTTCTTCGTCGCGCTGATGTTCCTGCCGTTGCTGACGATGCTAGACGGCATCGCCCGATAG
- a CDS encoding cytochrome c oxidase subunit 3, translating into MEIPYTVDTRADTGLNNVKLGIWLFLASEVMLFGGLFSSYVLLRVGAEPGTWPQGAEILSVPLATFNTVVLISSSMTMVMAWASLKLRDLFKYRLYMGATVALALIFLIVKVFEYADKFSHQLYPSESTFLGIYFLITGLHGLHIVGGVVVNSYFLLPGVKMWHTAPERFTNRIEAAGLYWHFVDLVWIFLFPVLYLL; encoded by the coding sequence ATGGAGATTCCGTATACCGTCGACACCCGGGCCGATACCGGGCTGAATAACGTTAAGCTTGGTATCTGGCTGTTCTTGGCGTCTGAGGTCATGCTCTTCGGCGGCCTCTTCTCGTCCTACGTCCTCCTGCGAGTCGGTGCGGAACCTGGAACGTGGCCTCAAGGGGCGGAGATCCTGAGCGTCCCGCTCGCGACCTTCAACACTGTTGTGCTGATCAGTTCGTCGATGACGATGGTCATGGCGTGGGCGTCGCTTAAGTTGCGGGACCTGTTTAAATACAGGCTATACATGGGCGCCACCGTTGCTCTCGCGCTCATCTTCCTAATCGTTAAGGTGTTCGAATACGCCGACAAGTTCTCGCATCAGTTGTATCCGTCTGAAAGCACCTTCTTGGGCATCTATTTCTTAATCACCGGCCTGCACGGTCTGCACATCGTGGGTGGAGTTGTCGTCAATAGCTATTTCCTGCTGCCAGGCGTTAAGATGTGGCACACGGCACCGGAGCGCTTCACGAACCGGATTGAGGCGGCCGGACTCTACTGGCATTTCGTTGACCTGGTGTGGATCTTCCTGTTTCCGGTGCTCTACCTGCTGTAA
- a CDS encoding cbb3-type cytochrome c oxidase subunit I has protein sequence MTTAGHAHTEHEHELGFWQKYFFSQDHKVIGIQYAFTALLFMSLGFTLMIIMRWQLAFPGQPIPYIGGWFGDANAPGGIMLPEFYNQLGAMHGTIMVFLGVVPLAVGGFGNYVVPLQIGAPDMAFPRLNMASYWVYFLGGVVMLVSFFVPGGAANSGWTAYVPLAVIATQGQTWWLFGMACLITSSLLGAINFIVTIVQLRAPGLTWMRLPIFVWAQLVTAFLLLLAFPPLEAAAFLQLMDRLAGTSFFLSSGLVVSGQVLEVSGGGSALLWQHLFWFLGHPEVYVLILPAMGTVAEILANNTRKPLWGYRAMVYSMIFLGFMSFIVWAHHMWLTGMGTSISTFFQTTTMIISIPSVVILSALAVSLYGGSIRFTTPMLFALAFLPMFGIGGLTGLPLGLAASDIHLHDTLYVVGHFHYVVAPGTIFALFAGIYHWYPKVTGRKMNDLLGKIHFWGSLIFMNGIFWPMLIQGLAGMNRRMYDGGIGYQHVQDVLHWNNLMSFSAWGLALFQVFFIINFFRSIRNGEKTNDNPWKATTLEWQTPTPPPHGNFLSPPEVHRGPYEYSVPGAVTDFTPQGQRSQPGE, from the coding sequence GTGACGACAGCCGGGCACGCGCACACGGAACATGAGCACGAACTAGGTTTCTGGCAGAAATACTTCTTCTCCCAGGACCATAAGGTGATCGGCATCCAATACGCCTTCACCGCGCTTCTGTTTATGAGTCTCGGCTTCACGCTGATGATAATTATGCGCTGGCAACTCGCCTTCCCCGGCCAGCCCATCCCCTACATTGGCGGTTGGTTTGGTGACGCCAACGCGCCGGGCGGCATCATGCTGCCTGAGTTCTACAACCAACTGGGTGCGATGCACGGCACGATTATGGTCTTTCTTGGCGTCGTGCCGCTGGCAGTCGGCGGGTTCGGAAATTACGTAGTGCCGCTCCAAATTGGCGCGCCCGACATGGCGTTTCCTCGCCTGAACATGGCGAGCTACTGGGTGTACTTCCTCGGTGGCGTGGTGATGTTGGTGAGCTTCTTCGTGCCTGGGGGCGCTGCCAACTCAGGCTGGACGGCTTATGTCCCGTTGGCTGTGATCGCGACCCAAGGCCAGACGTGGTGGTTGTTCGGAATGGCATGCCTGATCACCTCGTCACTGCTTGGCGCGATCAACTTCATCGTCACAATCGTGCAGCTACGCGCGCCCGGCCTCACGTGGATGCGGCTGCCAATCTTTGTATGGGCCCAGCTCGTGACAGCCTTTCTGCTGTTGCTCGCTTTCCCGCCACTCGAAGCAGCCGCATTCCTACAACTCATGGACCGGCTCGCCGGTACAAGCTTCTTCCTGTCGAGCGGGCTGGTGGTGAGCGGTCAGGTTCTCGAGGTTAGTGGCGGCGGTAGCGCCTTGTTGTGGCAGCACCTTTTCTGGTTCCTGGGGCACCCGGAGGTGTATGTCCTGATTCTTCCGGCGATGGGCACCGTGGCCGAAATCCTCGCCAACAACACGCGGAAGCCGCTTTGGGGCTACCGGGCGATGGTCTATTCGATGATCTTCCTCGGCTTCATGTCGTTTATCGTCTGGGCACACCACATGTGGCTCACCGGCATGGGCACGTCCATCAGTACGTTCTTCCAGACAACGACGATGATCATCTCCATTCCGTCGGTGGTCATTTTATCGGCACTGGCCGTTTCACTGTATGGAGGCTCGATCCGGTTCACAACGCCGATGCTATTTGCGCTGGCGTTTTTGCCGATGTTCGGCATCGGGGGGCTGACCGGGCTACCGCTGGGCCTCGCCGCGTCAGACATCCATCTGCACGACACCCTCTATGTCGTCGGACACTTCCACTACGTCGTGGCACCCGGCACCATCTTCGCGTTGTTTGCGGGCATCTATCACTGGTACCCAAAGGTCACCGGCCGAAAAATGAACGACCTGCTCGGGAAAATCCACTTCTGGGGCTCACTCATCTTCATGAATGGCATCTTTTGGCCGATGCTCATCCAGGGATTGGCAGGGATGAATCGACGAATGTACGACGGCGGCATTGGGTATCAGCACGTGCAAGATGTCTTGCATTGGAACAATCTGATGTCATTCTCCGCCTGGGGACTCGCGCTTTTCCAGGTCTTCTTCATCATTAACTTCTTCAGAAGCATTCGGAACGGGGAGAAGACGAACGACAACCCGTGGAAGGCGACCACCCTTGAGTGGCAGACCCCAACACCGCCGCCACACGGCAATTTCCTTTCACCGCCCGAAGTGCACCGCGGGCCGTACGAGTACAGTGTGCCCGGCGCAGTAACCGACTTCACGCCGCAGGGCCAACGCTCGCAGCCAGGGGAGTAG
- a CDS encoding TVP38/TMEM64 family protein, giving the protein MTENHSRQHLLASTAILGLVVALGWQFGGYFPAFVAWVESGGVWGPIVFVVAYAIATVAFIPGSLLTLAAGAIFGLVNGTVLVLVGATIGSASAFLFSRHVARAAIERRLARYPRCVELDSIVGDEGFKIVLLLRLSLIFPFNLLNYALGLTRVRFRDYVLASVGMLPGTLLYTYYGKLAGDVAMLAGDGPAEGTTYYYLVLVLGLAAMILLTRLITRIASRALHLGTGK; this is encoded by the coding sequence ATGACGGAGAACCACTCCCGACAGCACCTTCTGGCCAGCACGGCTATCTTAGGGTTAGTCGTTGCTCTAGGTTGGCAATTCGGCGGATATTTTCCGGCTTTTGTGGCTTGGGTCGAAAGTGGGGGTGTATGGGGGCCGATTGTATTCGTCGTCGCGTATGCCATCGCAACGGTCGCTTTTATCCCCGGCTCGCTATTGACCCTCGCAGCGGGTGCCATCTTTGGTCTCGTCAATGGCACGGTGCTCGTATTGGTCGGCGCCACAATTGGTTCAGCTAGCGCTTTTCTGTTTTCCCGGCACGTCGCTAGGGCGGCAATCGAACGACGGTTAGCACGCTATCCTCGTTGCGTCGAGTTAGACAGCATCGTGGGAGACGAGGGTTTCAAGATTGTTCTCTTACTCCGGCTGTCCCTAATATTCCCCTTCAACCTGCTCAACTACGCCCTAGGTCTGACCCGCGTCCGTTTCCGGGACTACGTTCTGGCGTCCGTGGGTATGCTCCCTGGCACCCTCCTTTATACCTACTACGGGAAACTTGCTGGCGACGTGGCCATGCTAGCTGGCGACGGCCCGGCCGAAGGAACGACTTATTACTACTTAGTCCTGGTGCTAGGACTGGCCGCAATGATCCTTTTAACCAGACTAATTACACGCATCGCTTCCCGGGCCCTCCACCTAGGCACGGGCAAGTAG